One Helianthus annuus cultivar XRQ/B chromosome 12, HanXRQr2.0-SUNRISE, whole genome shotgun sequence genomic region harbors:
- the LOC110942690 gene encoding calphotin-like: MVSSSDTGVSDTLDPMAVVSDDEIPSEREVYTSDTTSTDNDDFQPFALPDVGVEPADSLPVADLPLAVIPAPLPLAAFPVVDMPLDVAPAEELPADSPVPDSFESVASASLHTQGVQHHSSDADPDMALSAAPEPVAAPDPTLEHDPVHDDAPAIAPLVDDIPIADPPVVAPPLVDDPVVDAPIPDPVPVLYDCAPFAAHIDPRYADTHNGWIDDDDDYPPFVLPVTPPVAPVSAPTDIPLFPPHTTDAHRTDLPVTFL, encoded by the exons atggtttCATCTTCAGACACAGGAGTTTCGGACACCTTGGATCCTATGGCAGTTGTGTCCGATGACGAGATTCCATCAGAGCGAGAGGTCTACACATCAGACACCACCAGCACTGACAACgacgattttcagcccttcgcgctGCCTGACGTCGGAGTGGAGCCTGCTGATAGCCTTCCTGTCGCGGATTTACcacttgcggtgatccctgctcctctACCACTTGCTGCTTTTCCAGTCGTAGACATGCCACTCGATGTT GCCCCTGCAGAGGAGCTTCCTGCTgattcacctgtcccagattcctttgagtctgtggcatctgcgtcCTTACACACTCAGGGAGTTCAACATCACTCTTCAGACGCCGATCCTGACATGGCGTTGTCAGCTGCACCCG AGCCTGTAGCTGCTCCTGATCCTAcactagagcatgaccctgttcatgacgATGCACCAGCCATTGCACCTCTTGTTGACGATATACCCATTGCTGACCCACCAGTTGTTGCTCCACCGTTGGtggatgatcctgttgttgatgcACCGATTCCTGATCCTGTGCCTGTATTGTATGACTGTGCACCTTTCGCTGCTCATATAGATCCACGATATGCCGACACCCACAACGGATGgatcgatgacgatgacgattacccaccATTTGTGTTACCTGTTACACCTCCAGTAGCCCCTGTTTCAGCACCCACTGATATCCCATTGTTTCCCCCACACACCACAGACGCTCACCGCACTGATCTCCCTGTTACGTTCCTTTAG